The DNA sequence TTCGGCCCGACCGCATCACGCACGGCGGCAACGTTGGCCAGCGCCAGATCGACCTTTTCGAAGGTATCGAGGAATTGCAGCTCTTCGGTGCCGTTCATTTTCACCGCCGTAAAACCACGGCCTACCGCCTCTTTCGCGGCCCGCGCGGTGTCCGCCGGACGGTCACCGCCAATCCACGAATACACACGAATCTTGTCCCGCACCTGGCCACCGAGCAGGTCGCTGACCGACACGCCGAGGGCTTTGCCCTTGATATCCCACAACGCCTGATCGATGCCGGCCAGGGCGCTCATGTGGATCGCGCCGCCGCGGTAGAAGCCGCCGCGATACAGCACAGTCCAGATGTCTTCGATGTTGCGTGGGTCTTTGCCGATCAGGTAGTCGGACAATTCCTCAACCGCTGCAGCGACCGTGTGGGCACGGCCCTCGACCACGGGCTCGCCCCAACCGGTCACGCCCTCGTCGGTTTCGACTTTCAGGAAGCACCAGCGCGGCGGGACGATGAAGGTGGTGAGTTTGGTGATTTTCATCTGCTTGTCTCTCTTGTTAGATGCAGCGCACGCAGCGCCGAAAAGTCTTAGTGAAGGGCTTTCCAGGCCGCCACGTAGGCCTTGGCATTGGCTGCCACTTGCTCAGTCGTCATGCCCGGTTTGAACAGCCCGGAACCGAGGCCGAAGCCTTTGACGCCAGCGTCGATGAACGCCTGCATGTTGTCCGGCGTGATGCCGCCGACCGGCGCCAGAATCGTCCCGACCGGCAACACCGCCAGCCAGGCTTTCACCACCGCAGGGCCCATCTGCTCGGCCGGGAACAGCTTGAGAATGTCCGCGCCCTCCTCCAGTGCCGCAAAGGCTTCGGTCGGGGTGGCAACGCCCGGCGACAGATACAGCCCCGCCGCTTTCGCCGCCCGCAACACCTTGGCATCGCTGTGGGGCATGACGATCACCTGGCCGCCGGCCTCCTTCACCGATTCGACCTGTTCCGGGGTCAGCACCGTGCCGGCACCGATCAGGCAATCGGCGGGCAGGGTCTTACGCAGGATGCGAATACTTTCGTACGGTGCAGGGGAATTGAGCGGTACTTCGATGACGCGAAATCCGGCCGCATACAGGACGTCTCCGACAGATGCAGCTTCCTGCGGATGCAGGCCGCGCAGGATCGCGATCAGACCGTTTTGCGCCAGTGCTTGCTTGAGCATGTCAGGCCTCCAGTCAGGGTTAACGGGATGAGGAATCGATCAGTCCGGCGGCGCGCGCCAGTTGCCACAGACCACGCTCGGTAGCCTGTTCGGCCAGGGTTGCCCGGGCGAATCCGCAGGCGTCGAGCGCACGGGTGTAGCGGGCGCACAACTGCGCGTTGCCGATGAGGATGATCGAAGGAAGATGTGTGCTGTTGCGCCGGCATCGTTGCACGGCGGCCAATGCTGTCAGCTCATGGCCGATCAGCAGGCCGGACAGATAGTCCGGTTGCGCAGTGGCACTGAGTTCGCCGGTCAGGCCCAGGCTGCGGGCGCTGAACAGGGTCGACAGCACGCCGATCTCGCCCTCCGCCGACAGCGCCACCTGCACGCCGCGATCAAAGGCCTCGGCGTCGAACGTCGCGCTGTGCTGTTGGGTACGGCCGAGAATGCTGTGTTCGCTGAGTACGGCGAACACTTCGCCGGTCATGAAGGTGTCGAAGCGGGTGATGCAGCCGTCGGCCACTTCCACCCATTTCGAATGACTGCCCGGCAGGCCGATCAGCAGATCATTGCCCGCCTCGACCGGCAGATTCTGCAGGACGCCGAGGACCTGGGT is a window from the Pseudomonas gozinkensis genome containing:
- a CDS encoding 2-dehydro-3-deoxy-6-phosphogalactonate aldolase yields the protein MLKQALAQNGLIAILRGLHPQEAASVGDVLYAAGFRVIEVPLNSPAPYESIRILRKTLPADCLIGAGTVLTPEQVESVKEAGGQVIVMPHSDAKVLRAAKAAGLYLSPGVATPTEAFAALEEGADILKLFPAEQMGPAVVKAWLAVLPVGTILAPVGGITPDNMQAFIDAGVKGFGLGSGLFKPGMTTEQVAANAKAYVAAWKALH
- a CDS encoding 2-dehydro-3-deoxygalactonokinase, which produces MLAQLIALDWGTTSLRAYKLAAGGQVLAQRSLSFGIMQLPKTPRIINGRECADGFELAFDEACGDWLDAQPDLPVIACGMVGSAQGWREASYRDTPANVADLGKTLQTVRSLRGVDVHIVPGVIQRSTLPNVMRGEETQVLGVLQNLPVEAGNDLLIGLPGSHSKWVEVADGCITRFDTFMTGEVFAVLSEHSILGRTQQHSATFDAEAFDRGVQVALSAEGEIGVLSTLFSARSLGLTGELSATAQPDYLSGLLIGHELTALAAVQRCRRNSTHLPSIILIGNAQLCARYTRALDACGFARATLAEQATERGLWQLARAAGLIDSSSR